In a genomic window of Pontibacter liquoris:
- a CDS encoding site-specific integrase: protein MFDYSDSGVTLAAMLDTRKHNKSCLYPVKVRVTYRRERQYYSTGKSLTLDDWEKLPTTRSKNLAETRSQIQDTADKVKDQVKDLIKNDLFSFGTLNMRLGQGLSTTLNTAFVARIEELEESGKVSTADWYRYTLRSIILFEHGNIELKDLKGDKFKSTALLGSSKINFSQITAAWLKRYENHLLDKDKSYTTISMYMRALQVIMNDAKAAGIVKLAQHPFGKGKYEIPQHEGRNIALTLADIGKIVKYDCETDTIAMCRDLWFFSYLCNGANITDICKFRYSSIRNGEICFYRQKTVAKAKKKKLIHAIITPEMQAIIKRWGNPADNPEGFLFPFLKGGESPGDERRLIKNITHLMNDKMKAIGEKLGIGNISTYTARHSYASVLKRSGANIAFISESLGHNDLKTTETYLASFEQEERLKNAALLTNF, encoded by the coding sequence ATGTTTGATTATTCAGATAGCGGGGTTACGCTGGCTGCCATGCTGGACACCCGAAAGCACAACAAGAGCTGCCTATACCCGGTTAAAGTTCGCGTAACTTATAGGCGGGAGCGGCAATATTACTCTACGGGTAAATCTCTCACTCTGGATGATTGGGAAAAGCTCCCAACAACCAGGAGCAAAAACCTGGCAGAAACCCGGTCCCAAATTCAGGACACCGCCGATAAGGTGAAGGACCAGGTAAAGGACTTGATTAAAAACGACCTGTTCAGCTTTGGTACCTTAAACATGCGCCTGGGGCAGGGCCTCAGCACCACCCTCAATACGGCCTTTGTGGCCAGGATTGAGGAGTTGGAAGAGAGCGGCAAAGTGAGTACTGCAGACTGGTACCGGTACACGCTCCGCAGCATTATCCTGTTTGAACACGGCAATATTGAGCTGAAAGATCTGAAAGGGGACAAGTTTAAAAGCACCGCCCTGCTGGGGAGTAGTAAAATCAACTTCTCGCAAATTACGGCCGCCTGGCTAAAGCGGTACGAAAACCATTTGCTGGACAAAGACAAAAGCTATACTACCATTTCCATGTACATGCGGGCCCTGCAGGTGATCATGAACGACGCCAAAGCTGCCGGCATTGTGAAGCTTGCGCAGCACCCCTTTGGCAAAGGCAAGTATGAGATACCGCAGCACGAGGGCCGCAACATTGCCCTGACTTTGGCAGATATTGGGAAAATAGTGAAGTATGACTGTGAAACCGATACGATAGCCATGTGCCGGGATTTGTGGTTCTTCTCCTACCTGTGCAACGGGGCCAACATTACAGACATTTGTAAGTTCCGGTACTCCAGCATTCGCAACGGAGAGATCTGCTTTTACCGGCAGAAGACCGTGGCGAAGGCCAAAAAGAAAAAGCTTATACACGCCATCATTACCCCCGAAATGCAAGCCATTATCAAGCGCTGGGGCAACCCTGCCGACAACCCGGAGGGCTTTCTGTTTCCGTTCCTGAAGGGTGGCGAAAGTCCTGGAGACGAACGCCGCCTTATCAAGAACATCACGCACCTGATGAACGACAAAATGAAAGCCATAGGGGAGAAACTAGGTATCGGCAATATCAGCACCTACACGGCCCGTCACAGCTACGCCAGCGTGCTCAAAAGGTCTGGTGCCAATATTGCCTTTATATCAGAGAGCTTGGGCCATAATGACCTGAAAACTACCGAAACCTACCTGGCCTCCTTTGAGCAGGAAGAGCGGTTAAAGAACGCGGCCTTATTAACCAACTTTTAG